From a single Staphylococcus epidermidis genomic region:
- a CDS encoding RicAFT regulatory complex protein RicA family protein, with the protein MYSEKEIIRKVESLAEKIGKLEVVQDYHNVEKQIHNNQAIKQKMNRLKAQQKQSVNFQNYGKQNALEQSEVKIQNLKDEINELPIVEEFRSAQYEANDLLQMMVKTMEDRLNEYNKKEHNE; encoded by the coding sequence ATGTATAGTGAAAAAGAAATCATACGAAAAGTCGAAAGTTTAGCAGAGAAAATTGGAAAACTAGAAGTTGTTCAAGATTATCATAATGTAGAAAAACAAATTCATAATAATCAAGCAATAAAACAAAAGATGAATCGTTTGAAAGCGCAACAAAAACAATCGGTTAATTTTCAAAATTATGGAAAACAAAATGCACTCGAGCAATCTGAAGTTAAAATTCAGAATCTAAAAGATGAAATTAATGAATTACCTATTGTTGAAGAATTTCGTTCAGCACAATATGAAGCGAATGATTTACTACAAATGATGGTCAAAACAATGGAAGATAGACTCAATGAATATAATAAAAAAGAACACAATGAATAA
- the thiW gene encoding energy coupling factor transporter S component ThiW, producing MNIRKLTITAFLIAINVVLSSLIVIPLGPIKAAPVQHFVNVLCAVFVGPWYGLAQAFISSVLRISFGTGSAFAFPGSMIGVLLSSLFYMYRKHIFMASVGEVLGTGVIGSLMCIPLAWFLGLQDFFIKPLMLMFIVSSFIGALISYILLIILKRRGLLDRFNKN from the coding sequence ATGAATATTAGAAAGTTGACCATCACAGCATTCTTAATAGCTATTAATGTCGTGTTAAGTAGTTTAATTGTCATTCCTTTAGGTCCAATTAAAGCCGCACCCGTTCAACATTTTGTAAATGTATTATGTGCTGTATTTGTTGGACCATGGTATGGTTTAGCGCAAGCTTTTATTTCTTCTGTACTACGAATTTCATTTGGAACTGGAAGCGCATTTGCTTTTCCAGGAAGTATGATAGGTGTCTTACTTTCCAGTCTGTTTTATATGTATAGGAAGCATATTTTTATGGCTTCAGTTGGTGAAGTATTAGGGACTGGTGTTATTGGTAGTTTAATGTGTATACCTTTAGCATGGTTTTTAGGACTTCAAGATTTCTTTATTAAACCATTAATGCTTATGTTCATAGTATCAAGTTTTATTGGGGCTTTAATTAGTTATATATTGCTTATTATTTTGAAAAGAAGAGGTTTACTAGATAGATTTAACAAAAATTAA